One Carassius gibelio isolate Cgi1373 ecotype wild population from Czech Republic chromosome A7, carGib1.2-hapl.c, whole genome shotgun sequence DNA window includes the following coding sequences:
- the LOC128016426 gene encoding rabphilin-3A-like isoform X2 encodes MTDAVMGTKGVHVQSGPCLGAELTDEEKEIINSVIVRAEKMEAMEQERIGRLVNRLDNMKKAVCGDGVSRCLLCGEQLGAGGDRSVVCEDCKKNMCTKCGVQATARPRSVWLCKICSEQREVWKRSGAWFFKGLPKQFLPSPMPISRDPSPQKSPAAPPAAVPTQAPVAKPKVDPPITQKPPVAPKPAHLQTRSYSEEDGDAGSSQNAPVLMKKTVNVHAARPVPSVAQEAERGAYQSVSTASHVQERAHPAEREEQKPRPVQHQVAPPADEEEEANSYDSDEATTLGSLEFSLLYDQGNNSLHCSIIRGKGLKPMDSNGLADPYVKLHLLPGASKSNKLRTKTLRNTRNPTWNETLVYHGLTDEDMQRKTLRISVCDEDKFGHNEFIGETRVALKKLKFNQKKNFYVCLERVVQTKRTSTAGGARGIALYEDETGKDGAELEERGRILISLMYNTHLGRLIVGVIRCVHLAAMDANGYSDPFVKICLKPDMGKKAKNKTQIKKKTLNPEFNEEFSYEIKHAELAKKTLDISVWDYDIGKCNDYIGGCQLGITAKGERLKHWYECLKNKDKKIERWHTLVNENHVSSD; translated from the exons ATGACAGACGCGGTGATGGGCACGAAAGGTGTCCATGTGCAGTCTGGACCGTGTCTCGGTGCAGAGCTGACTGATGAGGAGAAGGAGATCATCAACAGCGTCATCGTCCGGGCCGAAAAAATGGAGGCAATGGAGCAAGAGAGGATTGG ACGTCTGGTGAATCGTCTGGACAACATGAAAAAAGCTGTTTGTGGGGACGGAGTGTCACGCTGCCTTTTATGTGGAGAGCAGCTGGGAGCCGGAGGAGACAGATCAGTGGTTTGTGAGGACTGTAAAAAG AACATGTGCACCAAGTGTGGAGTGCAGGCGACTGCTCGGCCGCGGTCTGTGTGGCTCTGCAAGATCTGCAGTGAGCAGAGAGAG GTATGGAAGCGATCTGGAGCCTGGTTCTTCAAAGGTCTCCCTAAGCAGTTCTTGCCCTCACCGATGCCCATTTCCAGAGATCCCAGTCCTCAGAAGAGCCCTGCAGCTCCTCCAGCGGCTGTGCCGACTCAAGCACCGGTCGCAA AGCCGAAAGTGGATCCACCGATCACCCAAAAACCACCTGTGGCTCCTAAACCTGCTCACCTTCAAACTCGCAGTTACTCAGAGGAGGATGGAGATGCGGGAAGCTCCCAGAATGCCCCAGTGCTGATGAAGAAGACGGTGAACGTCCACGCGGCCAGACCAGTCCCATCAG TTGCTCAGGAGGCAGAGAGAGGAGCCTATCAGTCTGTTAGCACTGCATCTCATGTGCAGGAAAGAGCCCATCCTGCAGAGAGAGAGGAGCAGAAGCCTCGTCCCGTCCAGCATCAGGTCGCTCCACCAGCGGACGAGGAGGAGGAGGCTAACAGCTATGACTCCGATGAAGCAA CAACTCTTGGGTCACTAGAGTTCAGTTTACTGTATGACCAAGGGAACAACAGCCTCCACTGCAGCATTATCAGAGGGAAG GGTTTGAAGCCAATGGATTCGAATGGACTGGCAGATCCTTATGTTAAGCTTCATCTGTTACCGGGTGCAAGCAAG TCAAATAAATTACGCACCAAGACCCTACGCAACACTCGCAACCCGACCTGGAACGAGACGCTGGTGTACCATGGGCTGACAGACGAGGACATGCAGCGCAAGACCCTCAG AATATCTGTCTGTGATGAAGACAAGTTTGGCCACAATGAGTTCATTGGAGAAACCAGAGTTGCGCTGAAAAAACTCAAGTTTAATCAGAAGAAGAACTTTTACGTGTGTCTAGAGAGGGTTGTGCAG ACAAAAAGAACATCAACTGCAGGCGGTGCGCGAGGAATCGCCCTCTATGAAGATGAG ACTGGGAAGGATGGAGCTGAGCTGGAAGAGAGAGGACGAATCCTGATATCCCTCATGTACAACACTCACCTGGGTCGTCTCATTGTAGGCGTTATACGCTGTGTTCACTTAGCAGCAATGGATGCGAATGGTTATTCTGATCCTTTTGTCAAAAT ATGTCTGAAACCTGATATGGGGAAGAAAGCGAAGAACAAGACACAGATAAAGAAGAAGACACTCAACCCAGAGTTTAATGAG GAATTCAGCTATGAAATTAAGCATGCAGAGCTGGCCAAAAAGACTCTTGACATCTCAGTATGGGACTATGACATAGGCAAATGCAATGACTATATAG GAGGCTGTCAGCTGGGTATCACTGCCAAAGGTGAGCGTCTGAAGCACTGGTACGAATGCCTCAAGAACAAAGACAAGAAGATCGAGCGCTGGCATACTCTGGTCAACGAGAATCACGTCTCCAGTGATTAG
- the LOC128016426 gene encoding rabphilin-3A-like isoform X1 encodes MSLWVVDLFLISSLSVIDCYSGSSDFTMTDAVMGTKGVHVQSGPCLGAELTDEEKEIINSVIVRAEKMEAMEQERIGRLVNRLDNMKKAVCGDGVSRCLLCGEQLGAGGDRSVVCEDCKKNMCTKCGVQATARPRSVWLCKICSEQREVWKRSGAWFFKGLPKQFLPSPMPISRDPSPQKSPAAPPAAVPTQAPVAKPKVDPPITQKPPVAPKPAHLQTRSYSEEDGDAGSSQNAPVLMKKTVNVHAARPVPSVAQEAERGAYQSVSTASHVQERAHPAEREEQKPRPVQHQVAPPADEEEEANSYDSDEATTLGSLEFSLLYDQGNNSLHCSIIRGKGLKPMDSNGLADPYVKLHLLPGASKSNKLRTKTLRNTRNPTWNETLVYHGLTDEDMQRKTLRISVCDEDKFGHNEFIGETRVALKKLKFNQKKNFYVCLERVVQTKRTSTAGGARGIALYEDETGKDGAELEERGRILISLMYNTHLGRLIVGVIRCVHLAAMDANGYSDPFVKICLKPDMGKKAKNKTQIKKKTLNPEFNEEFSYEIKHAELAKKTLDISVWDYDIGKCNDYIGGCQLGITAKGERLKHWYECLKNKDKKIERWHTLVNENHVSSD; translated from the exons ATGTCTCTTTGGgttgttgatttatttttgattagttcATTGTCAGTTATTGACTGTTATTCTGGTTCCAGTGATTTCACAATGACAGACGCGGTGATGGGCACGAAAGGTGTCCATGTGCAGTCTGGACCGTGTCTCGGTGCAGAGCTGACTGATGAGGAGAAGGAGATCATCAACAGCGTCATCGTCCGGGCCGAAAAAATGGAGGCAATGGAGCAAGAGAGGATTGG ACGTCTGGTGAATCGTCTGGACAACATGAAAAAAGCTGTTTGTGGGGACGGAGTGTCACGCTGCCTTTTATGTGGAGAGCAGCTGGGAGCCGGAGGAGACAGATCAGTGGTTTGTGAGGACTGTAAAAAG AACATGTGCACCAAGTGTGGAGTGCAGGCGACTGCTCGGCCGCGGTCTGTGTGGCTCTGCAAGATCTGCAGTGAGCAGAGAGAG GTATGGAAGCGATCTGGAGCCTGGTTCTTCAAAGGTCTCCCTAAGCAGTTCTTGCCCTCACCGATGCCCATTTCCAGAGATCCCAGTCCTCAGAAGAGCCCTGCAGCTCCTCCAGCGGCTGTGCCGACTCAAGCACCGGTCGCAA AGCCGAAAGTGGATCCACCGATCACCCAAAAACCACCTGTGGCTCCTAAACCTGCTCACCTTCAAACTCGCAGTTACTCAGAGGAGGATGGAGATGCGGGAAGCTCCCAGAATGCCCCAGTGCTGATGAAGAAGACGGTGAACGTCCACGCGGCCAGACCAGTCCCATCAG TTGCTCAGGAGGCAGAGAGAGGAGCCTATCAGTCTGTTAGCACTGCATCTCATGTGCAGGAAAGAGCCCATCCTGCAGAGAGAGAGGAGCAGAAGCCTCGTCCCGTCCAGCATCAGGTCGCTCCACCAGCGGACGAGGAGGAGGAGGCTAACAGCTATGACTCCGATGAAGCAA CAACTCTTGGGTCACTAGAGTTCAGTTTACTGTATGACCAAGGGAACAACAGCCTCCACTGCAGCATTATCAGAGGGAAG GGTTTGAAGCCAATGGATTCGAATGGACTGGCAGATCCTTATGTTAAGCTTCATCTGTTACCGGGTGCAAGCAAG TCAAATAAATTACGCACCAAGACCCTACGCAACACTCGCAACCCGACCTGGAACGAGACGCTGGTGTACCATGGGCTGACAGACGAGGACATGCAGCGCAAGACCCTCAG AATATCTGTCTGTGATGAAGACAAGTTTGGCCACAATGAGTTCATTGGAGAAACCAGAGTTGCGCTGAAAAAACTCAAGTTTAATCAGAAGAAGAACTTTTACGTGTGTCTAGAGAGGGTTGTGCAG ACAAAAAGAACATCAACTGCAGGCGGTGCGCGAGGAATCGCCCTCTATGAAGATGAG ACTGGGAAGGATGGAGCTGAGCTGGAAGAGAGAGGACGAATCCTGATATCCCTCATGTACAACACTCACCTGGGTCGTCTCATTGTAGGCGTTATACGCTGTGTTCACTTAGCAGCAATGGATGCGAATGGTTATTCTGATCCTTTTGTCAAAAT ATGTCTGAAACCTGATATGGGGAAGAAAGCGAAGAACAAGACACAGATAAAGAAGAAGACACTCAACCCAGAGTTTAATGAG GAATTCAGCTATGAAATTAAGCATGCAGAGCTGGCCAAAAAGACTCTTGACATCTCAGTATGGGACTATGACATAGGCAAATGCAATGACTATATAG GAGGCTGTCAGCTGGGTATCACTGCCAAAGGTGAGCGTCTGAAGCACTGGTACGAATGCCTCAAGAACAAAGACAAGAAGATCGAGCGCTGGCATACTCTGGTCAACGAGAATCACGTCTCCAGTGATTAG